One part of the Tunicatimonas pelagia genome encodes these proteins:
- a CDS encoding FtsX-like permease family protein — translation MIRNFFITAFRNLKRDKVYTAINVAGLTLGIACGITIFVLVRFETSFDDFHTKADRIYRVNLLQKSASGRRTNGYNFYPLGEVIRSEVSGLEAVTSMHHNYSFQFAMGENIYEGEHAFFVDSAYFSVFDGEWLLGNPRTAFREPNTVVVTDQFAKKYLGGVEPAMDSTFVFDQTLTLKVNGVLKTPPHNTDMPYSMLISYPSLPAYVPRSTDNWKWVGWGTTFIALQESTGPRQIRSQLHKVKQKYLTEDDAKRTSFVLMPLKNNHHRNGNYNSFTYDFPLPLLIILSVVAGMIAFIACINFINLATAQSLNRAREVGIRKTLGSSRIQLIVQYASEALVITLIAVALGLALARVPMQIINARAGYTYLNYDFFQSPSMVLFLTSIILLITLLAGFYPAFVLSGFKPVKALQGKISSGKPKGLNLRRVLVITQFVGAQVLILVTAIVIYQINHLRERPIGFDTEAIVFTVLPDTTQDITTFKQQLSRNPNIQDITFGWGGPLLNAGRIQFYGEEGETYKQPGVIHYGDEQYISMFERTLLAGTNFSADRANPINEVIVNQAMIKALEIANPDEAIGEIFTLGESEITIRGVINDTYTNAFSSKIDPLVLQYDPSRFSGVAIKIAPDQVAETLQFIETTWKETYPDHLIDIRFLDETLDKQYSFFDMVLSVLQPAAFLAILIGCMGLYGLISFMTVRRTKEVGIRKVLGATVTNIIFMFTRESLLLVAIAFILAAPAGYFLGQAFLMELPERIPPGVELFVATLLVSLTIALLTIYYRSSRAAATNPADSLRYE, via the coding sequence ATGATCCGCAACTTCTTCATTACCGCTTTCCGCAACCTGAAACGGGATAAAGTTTATACTGCAATCAACGTAGCGGGACTAACGTTGGGCATTGCTTGCGGTATCACCATCTTCGTACTGGTGCGGTTTGAGACTTCTTTTGATGACTTTCATACCAAAGCCGACCGTATCTATCGGGTCAACCTGCTTCAGAAAAGTGCTAGTGGTCGGCGAACGAACGGATACAATTTTTATCCGTTGGGTGAGGTAATCCGTAGCGAGGTGAGTGGATTGGAAGCGGTTACTAGTATGCACCATAACTATAGCTTCCAGTTTGCCATGGGGGAGAATATCTACGAAGGAGAGCACGCTTTCTTCGTAGACTCGGCTTACTTCAGTGTATTTGATGGGGAGTGGTTACTGGGTAACCCTAGAACTGCCTTCCGGGAGCCTAACACAGTAGTAGTTACCGATCAGTTCGCCAAAAAGTACTTGGGGGGAGTAGAGCCAGCAATGGATTCTACCTTTGTCTTCGACCAAACCTTAACCCTCAAGGTTAATGGAGTGCTAAAAACCCCACCGCATAATACCGATATGCCCTACTCTATGCTCATTTCCTATCCGTCCCTTCCGGCTTACGTGCCCCGAAGCACTGATAATTGGAAGTGGGTAGGCTGGGGCACTACCTTTATTGCTTTGCAGGAAAGTACTGGCCCCAGACAGATTCGCTCCCAATTGCATAAGGTGAAGCAGAAATACCTCACCGAAGATGATGCCAAGCGTACCTCTTTTGTACTGATGCCTCTAAAAAATAACCATCACCGAAACGGTAACTACAATAGCTTTACTTACGACTTTCCCCTACCACTACTAATCATACTATCAGTAGTAGCCGGTATGATTGCCTTCATTGCCTGTATCAACTTTATTAATCTCGCTACCGCTCAATCGCTGAATCGGGCAAGGGAGGTGGGTATTCGGAAAACCTTGGGCAGCAGTCGTATTCAGCTAATTGTGCAGTACGCCAGCGAAGCCTTGGTCATTACCCTAATTGCGGTTGCCCTGGGGCTGGCGTTGGCTCGCGTTCCCATGCAAATAATCAATGCTCGGGCGGGGTACACCTACCTGAATTATGACTTCTTTCAAAGCCCTTCGATGGTATTGTTTCTGACAAGTATCATTCTGTTAATTACCTTACTAGCAGGCTTCTACCCGGCCTTTGTCTTATCGGGTTTCAAACCAGTGAAGGCATTACAGGGAAAAATCAGTAGTGGGAAGCCCAAAGGATTAAACCTGCGGCGAGTTTTGGTGATTACCCAGTTTGTAGGAGCGCAAGTCTTAATTCTGGTAACTGCTATTGTCATATATCAGATCAACCATCTGAGGGAACGGCCCATTGGCTTTGATACGGAAGCTATTGTATTTACCGTACTTCCCGATACTACGCAGGATATAACCACCTTCAAACAGCAGTTGTCTCGAAATCCTAATATTCAGGATATAACCTTTGGCTGGGGCGGGCCGTTACTCAATGCCGGAAGAATCCAGTTTTACGGAGAAGAAGGAGAAACGTATAAACAGCCGGGAGTGATTCACTACGGAGACGAACAGTATATTTCCATGTTTGAACGAACTCTGCTGGCCGGAACCAACTTCTCAGCCGACCGAGCAAATCCGATCAACGAAGTAATCGTGAATCAGGCGATGATTAAAGCACTGGAGATAGCTAATCCTGACGAAGCTATCGGCGAGATATTTACGTTGGGAGAATCCGAAATAACGATCCGGGGAGTCATCAACGATACTTACACCAACGCATTTAGTAGCAAGATTGACCCGCTAGTGCTTCAGTACGATCCGTCTAGGTTTTCGGGAGTAGCGATCAAAATAGCTCCCGACCAAGTAGCCGAAACCCTTCAATTTATTGAAACAACCTGGAAAGAAACCTACCCCGATCACTTGATCGATATTCGCTTTCTGGATGAAACCCTAGATAAGCAGTACAGCTTTTTCGATATGGTGCTAAGTGTACTACAGCCTGCTGCCTTTCTAGCGATACTCATTGGTTGCATGGGTTTGTATGGTCTGATTTCCTTTATGACCGTACGGCGTACCAAAGAAGTAGGTATTCGCAAAGTACTAGGAGCTACCGTAACCAATATCATCTTCATGTTTACTCGAGAGTCTTTGCTGCTCGTTGCTATTGCCTTTATTCTAGCAGCTCCAGCAGGTTACTTTTTAGGACAAGCCTTTCTAATGGAACTGCCCGAACGCATTCCACCCGGGGTAGAACTATTTGTAGCTACCCTCTTGGTCTCACTAACTATTGCCCTGCTAACGATCTACTATCGATCTTCCCGAGCTGCTGCTACTAATCCGGCCGATTCTCTGCGGTATGAATAG
- a CDS encoding GntR family transcriptional regulator, which produces MEFNDQQAIYLQIADYICEQILLEQWAVEERIPSVRDLAATMEVNPNTVIRSYDFLQQRDIVYNKRGLGYFASADAPTKVRAYRKERFLEAELPDFFRTLYLLDISIEEIQQRYEAFVAETYPTT; this is translated from the coding sequence ATGGAATTTAACGATCAACAAGCGATATACTTACAAATTGCTGACTACATCTGTGAGCAAATTTTGCTAGAGCAGTGGGCAGTAGAAGAGCGGATTCCTTCGGTGCGCGACTTAGCTGCTACGATGGAGGTAAATCCCAACACAGTAATACGCAGCTACGACTTCCTTCAGCAGCGGGACATTGTTTACAACAAGCGCGGGCTAGGCTACTTTGCTAGTGCTGATGCTCCTACCAAGGTGCGAGCGTACCGTAAAGAACGCTTTTTGGAAGCTGAGCTACCCGATTTCTTCCGCACACTTTATCTACTTGATATTTCGATAGAAGAGATCCAGCAGCGTTACGAAGCTTTTGTTGCCGAAACCTATCCCACTACGTAA
- a CDS encoding ABC transporter ATP-binding protein — protein MIHLDQLSFGYRKGQLLFNKLNLHLEAGYIYGLLGKNGAGKSSLLRNIAGLLYPDQGSIKVGHFNPRERKPAFLQNIYFVAEEIYLPAVTIEKYLAVQAPFYPKFDKAQFRYYLTEFDVSSDSYISNLSFGQRKKVLIAFALACNTDVLIMDEPTNGLDIPSKKQFRKLLASAIREDQLMLISTHQVRDLDNLIDSVIVLEDREILLHQPLHRISEQLRFATLNQAENDHRVLYAEPSLQGYTVVMENLEQQESKVDLERLFNAATQNPERIRQLFN, from the coding sequence ATGATTCATCTGGATCAATTATCGTTTGGTTATCGGAAAGGGCAATTACTCTTTAATAAGCTGAACCTTCATCTGGAAGCTGGATATATTTATGGCCTACTGGGGAAAAATGGAGCAGGAAAGTCCAGTTTACTGAGAAATATCGCTGGCTTGCTGTATCCTGACCAGGGAAGCATCAAAGTAGGGCATTTTAATCCCCGAGAGCGGAAACCTGCCTTTTTACAAAATATCTATTTTGTGGCGGAAGAAATTTATCTACCCGCGGTAACTATTGAGAAGTACCTAGCGGTTCAAGCCCCTTTTTATCCCAAGTTTGATAAGGCTCAGTTTCGCTACTATCTCACTGAATTTGATGTTTCGTCCGATAGCTACATTTCTAATCTGTCCTTCGGGCAGCGAAAGAAGGTACTGATCGCTTTTGCTTTGGCTTGTAATACGGATGTGCTAATTATGGATGAACCTACTAATGGGTTGGATATTCCTTCCAAGAAACAATTCCGCAAGCTGTTAGCATCTGCTATACGAGAAGATCAACTCATGCTGATTTCTACTCACCAAGTGCGGGACTTAGATAATCTGATTGACTCGGTGATTGTGCTGGAAGATCGTGAGATTTTGCTGCATCAGCCGCTCCATCGGATAAGCGAACAACTGCGCTTTGCCACGCTTAACCAAGCTGAAAATGACCACCGAGTGCTGTACGCTGAGCCTTCGTTACAAGGCTACACCGTAGTGATGGAAAACTTGGAACAGCAGGAAAGTAAGGTGGACTTGGAACGGCTATTCAACGCGGCTACCCAGAATCCAGAGCGTATCCGGCAACTCTTCAATTAA
- a CDS encoding SAM hydrolase/SAM-dependent halogenase family protein yields MSIITFTSDFGTTDHYVAAVKAKLYSLDADVQIVDISHSIEAFNIAQGSFVIKSVYRDFPVGTVHLVAVDAQSPNQKYIAVSLEGHYFVGADNGLLSLLSEQGPEEIIVLDTKDTTTFTTKEILAPATVALSQGVAIQKLGSLVSELERRLPRMLKATRKQIVGHVVHVDHYGNLITNIDQNTFEHLRKEASFQIRFGRETANHLQQHYHEVEYGEVFLLFNSAGWLEIGINQGNAHELLGLSYDSPIMIQFERDSG; encoded by the coding sequence ATGTCCATTATCACTTTTACCTCTGACTTCGGGACAACCGACCACTACGTGGCAGCGGTAAAAGCCAAGCTGTATAGTTTAGATGCTGATGTTCAGATTGTAGATATTAGTCATTCCATAGAAGCCTTTAATATTGCCCAAGGTTCATTTGTTATCAAATCGGTTTATCGTGATTTTCCGGTAGGTACCGTTCACTTAGTGGCGGTTGATGCCCAATCGCCCAATCAGAAGTACATTGCTGTGAGTTTGGAAGGGCACTACTTTGTTGGGGCGGATAATGGCTTATTGAGTTTACTAAGTGAGCAGGGGCCCGAAGAGATTATTGTGTTAGATACTAAAGATACCACGACCTTCACTACCAAAGAGATACTTGCCCCAGCAACTGTTGCACTTAGCCAGGGTGTAGCTATTCAAAAGTTAGGTAGCCTGGTCAGTGAACTAGAGCGACGGTTACCCCGAATGCTAAAAGCGACTCGCAAGCAGATTGTGGGTCATGTAGTCCACGTTGACCACTACGGGAATCTGATTACCAATATTGACCAAAATACATTTGAACATCTGCGAAAGGAAGCTTCTTTTCAGATACGCTTTGGGCGAGAAACGGCTAATCACTTGCAGCAGCATTACCACGAAGTAGAGTACGGTGAGGTTTTTCTATTATTTAACAGTGCTGGCTGGCTGGAAATTGGAATCAACCAGGGCAACGCTCACGAACTTTTGGGGCTAAGTTACGATAGCCCAATTATGATTCAGTTTGAGCGAGATAGCGGGTAA
- a CDS encoding PhoH family protein gives MVEKIITLDDVSLPDFLGIQNKNIRLISNAFPESKVISRGNEIRIQGSTPEIIKINDIINALLNHYSRYGKVDEEEVKTYISNEKQPMVDESVDDILLYGTRGAVIKPRTVNQYELVQSAAQNDLVFAIGPAGTGKTYISVALAVRALKNKRVKKIIITRPAVEAGENLGFLPGDLKEKIDPYLRPIYDALGDMVPSEKLKFYEENKIIEIAPLAYMRGRTLQNAFILLDEAQNTTPMQIKMFLTRMGPNSKVIITGDRSQIDLPRKQKSGLIDALNVLKGVKGIGFVTLTSEDVVRHRIVKDIINAYKRADDHMNNDDGS, from the coding sequence TTGGTAGAAAAAATTATTACACTAGACGACGTTTCTTTACCTGATTTTTTAGGTATTCAGAACAAAAACATCCGACTTATATCTAACGCCTTTCCCGAAAGTAAGGTCATTTCTCGAGGCAACGAAATTCGCATTCAGGGGAGCACTCCTGAAATTATCAAGATCAACGATATTATCAATGCGTTACTAAATCATTATTCCCGCTACGGTAAAGTGGATGAAGAAGAAGTGAAGACCTACATTAGCAACGAAAAGCAGCCGATGGTTGATGAAAGTGTAGATGATATACTGCTTTACGGTACTCGGGGAGCAGTAATTAAGCCCCGCACAGTCAACCAGTACGAATTAGTACAATCAGCAGCTCAAAATGACTTAGTGTTCGCTATCGGTCCGGCCGGAACCGGAAAAACCTACATCTCAGTAGCTTTAGCCGTGCGGGCTCTAAAAAACAAGCGGGTAAAAAAGATTATTATTACCCGCCCAGCAGTGGAAGCCGGAGAAAATCTAGGCTTTCTACCGGGTGACCTGAAAGAAAAGATTGATCCGTATCTGCGCCCCATCTACGATGCTTTGGGCGATATGGTACCTAGCGAAAAACTCAAGTTTTACGAGGAGAATAAAATTATTGAAATTGCCCCTTTGGCCTACATGCGTGGTCGTACTCTACAAAACGCTTTCATTCTGCTGGATGAAGCCCAGAATACTACGCCGATGCAGATCAAAATGTTCTTAACCCGAATGGGACCAAATTCTAAGGTTATTATCACAGGAGATCGTTCGCAGATCGACCTGCCCCGTAAACAGAAATCAGGACTTATTGATGCACTTAACGTACTGAAAGGAGTAAAAGGAATTGGCTTTGTTACGCTTACCAGTGAGGATGTTGTCCGCCATCGTATTGTAAAAGATATTATTAACGCTTACAAACGAGCCGACGATCATATGAATAATGATGATGGTTCGTAA
- a CDS encoding GNAT family N-acetyltransferase translates to MMMVRKVSTDEELQQAFQIRNEVFVQEQQVAPEEEYDEYDATAAHYLAYDKAKVPCGTARWRKTEQGIKLERFAVLASHRGKGVGAVILRQALIDIDESAWSDQSVYLHAQITAISFYERFGFEKVGDEFEECNIKHFKMIRA, encoded by the coding sequence ATGATGATGGTTCGTAAAGTGAGTACTGATGAAGAGCTACAGCAAGCTTTTCAAATTCGCAATGAAGTATTTGTGCAGGAACAGCAGGTAGCTCCCGAGGAAGAATACGATGAGTACGACGCTACAGCAGCCCATTACTTGGCCTATGATAAAGCTAAAGTTCCTTGTGGCACTGCCCGATGGCGAAAAACGGAGCAAGGAATAAAACTGGAGCGATTTGCTGTATTAGCTTCCCACCGAGGAAAAGGAGTAGGTGCAGTTATTCTTCGACAGGCACTTATTGATATTGATGAATCTGCTTGGTCTGATCAGTCGGTATATCTTCACGCCCAAATCACTGCAATATCTTTCTACGAACGCTTTGGATTCGAGAAAGTGGGTGATGAATTTGAGGAGTGCAATATCAAACACTTTAAGATGATTCGTGCTTAA
- a CDS encoding CDGSH iron-sulfur domain-containing protein, producing MASTKITVNNNGSLKIDGNFEIVDKEGNVYGLGGRTLVSLCRCGLSENKPFCDGAHKGHFEHEAKAFDLPSRK from the coding sequence ATGGCATCAACAAAGATCACTGTAAACAACAATGGCTCGCTTAAAATAGATGGCAACTTTGAGATTGTAGACAAAGAAGGAAACGTATACGGTTTGGGCGGACGCACATTGGTCAGTCTGTGTCGCTGCGGTCTGTCAGAGAATAAGCCCTTCTGCGATGGTGCCCATAAAGGTCACTTTGAACACGAAGCTAAAGCCTTTGATCTGCCCTCGAGGAAATAG
- the trxB gene encoding thioredoxin-disulfide reductase codes for MTTEKVEVLIIGSGPAGYTAAVYAARANLKPVLYQGIQPGGQLTTTTDVENYPGYPEGVTGPEMMMDFQKQAERFGTDVRFGMITKVDFSVYPLKAVVDDEHEIEAQSVIISTGASAKWLGLPGEERLNGKGVSACAVCDGFFFRGKDLVVVGGGDTAAEEASYLSKLASKVYLLVRRDEMRASAIMQQRVERAENIEILWNTETEKILGENEVEGVRVVNNQTGEKQDIPAQGFFVAIGHKPNTDIFRDYLDMDENGYLITKADSTETNVPGVFASGDAQDHVYRQAITAAGTGCMAALEAERFLAAQEADLVEGTPTIAMK; via the coding sequence ATGACAACGGAAAAAGTAGAAGTATTAATAATAGGTTCTGGGCCAGCGGGATATACTGCCGCAGTTTACGCTGCTCGAGCCAATTTGAAACCAGTGCTGTACCAGGGAATTCAGCCCGGTGGGCAGCTTACCACTACTACCGATGTAGAGAACTATCCGGGCTACCCCGAAGGAGTAACTGGCCCAGAGATGATGATGGATTTTCAGAAGCAGGCTGAGCGGTTTGGTACCGACGTTCGTTTCGGTATGATAACGAAGGTAGATTTTTCAGTGTATCCACTGAAAGCAGTTGTAGATGATGAGCACGAAATTGAGGCTCAATCGGTAATTATTTCTACTGGTGCTTCGGCTAAGTGGCTGGGACTTCCGGGCGAAGAGCGATTGAATGGTAAAGGTGTTTCTGCCTGCGCGGTGTGTGATGGCTTTTTCTTTCGGGGAAAAGACTTGGTAGTAGTAGGTGGGGGTGATACGGCTGCCGAAGAAGCTAGTTATCTTTCTAAGTTAGCGAGTAAGGTGTACCTACTAGTACGCCGCGATGAGATGCGGGCATCTGCCATTATGCAGCAGCGAGTGGAACGAGCCGAGAATATTGAAATTCTTTGGAATACCGAAACCGAAAAAATACTTGGTGAAAATGAGGTAGAAGGAGTACGAGTAGTGAATAACCAGACCGGAGAAAAGCAAGATATTCCGGCTCAAGGATTTTTCGTAGCCATTGGCCATAAACCCAATACCGATATCTTCCGCGACTACCTCGATATGGATGAAAACGGTTATCTCATCACCAAGGCAGATTCTACCGAAACGAATGTTCCCGGAGTATTTGCTTCCGGTGATGCCCAAGATCATGTGTATCGGCAGGCTATTACCGCTGCGGGTACCGGATGTATGGCAGCATTGGAGGCGGAGCGATTTCTAGCAGCGCAAGAAGCTGACCTAGTAGAAGGTACTCCTACCATTGCCATGAAGTAA
- a CDS encoding sigma-70 family RNA polymerase sigma factor, producing the protein MRQLKISKQITNRESQSLDKYLQEIGKVDLLTPDEEVDLAKRIRSGDQLALEKLTKANLRFVVSVAKQYQNQGLTLGDLINEGNLGLIKAAQRFDETRGFKFISYAVWWIRQSILQALAEQSRIVRLPLNRVGSLNKISKTFSELEQKYEREPSPDELADVLEVSTSEVVDTMKISGRHVSMDAPFVQGEENSLLDVLENESENTPDSSLMNDSLRKEVQRALSTLTQREADVISLYFGLNGEHAMTLEEIGEKFNLTRERVRQIKEKAIRRLRHTSRSKALKPYLG; encoded by the coding sequence ATGAGACAACTCAAGATCAGTAAGCAAATCACCAACCGGGAAAGTCAATCATTAGATAAGTACCTTCAAGAGATTGGCAAAGTAGATTTGCTAACCCCAGACGAGGAAGTAGACTTAGCAAAGCGTATCCGTTCTGGTGATCAGTTAGCTCTAGAAAAACTAACCAAAGCTAATCTTAGGTTCGTGGTATCGGTAGCGAAACAGTACCAAAACCAGGGACTTACGCTAGGCGACTTGATTAACGAAGGAAATTTAGGGCTGATTAAAGCCGCTCAGCGATTTGACGAGACTCGTGGATTTAAATTCATCTCCTACGCCGTGTGGTGGATTCGTCAGTCTATTTTGCAAGCACTGGCCGAGCAGTCGCGAATTGTGCGCTTACCCTTGAACCGGGTTGGTTCACTCAATAAAATTTCCAAAACTTTTTCAGAGCTAGAGCAAAAGTACGAGCGAGAGCCTTCTCCCGATGAACTAGCTGATGTGCTAGAAGTGAGTACCAGCGAGGTAGTAGATACCATGAAAATCTCTGGTCGTCACGTTTCCATGGATGCGCCATTTGTACAAGGGGAAGAAAATAGCTTGTTAGACGTATTAGAGAATGAATCGGAAAACACTCCGGATTCTTCCTTAATGAATGACTCGCTTCGGAAAGAAGTGCAGCGCGCGCTTTCTACACTAACTCAGCGCGAAGCTGATGTTATTTCTCTCTATTTTGGGCTGAATGGCGAACACGCCATGACACTGGAAGAGATTGGTGAAAAATTCAACCTAACCCGGGAACGAGTTCGGCAGATCAAGGAAAAAGCGATTCGTCGTCTGCGCCACACGTCCCGTAGCAAAGCTTTGAAGCCATATTTAGGATAA